In one Candidatus Polarisedimenticolaceae bacterium genomic region, the following are encoded:
- a CDS encoding S8 family serine peptidase: protein MPRPAVLAPLLLAFASEVPAAGPPRHADGWFLIQLDRALTGESPDGAFPLRTGVPALDAAIRETPVRWIDFAFRVSLADASLRDRHAAAGLDRVYRFHVPRGTDVAAAVARFAAIPGVSFAEPDWVGEGGTLPNDPSFSSQWAYQQVSDNDVDGPEAWDVAVGGPQIVAVLDTGADSDHPDLAAKLLAGWDFANNDADPEDDHGHGTNVGSIASAVTNNGAGVAGACWNCRILPLKVLDATNSGLYSWWADAMIWATDHGARVLNLSAGGFSASSTLLNGVQYAWKAGVVHVSITHNDNCNCIRYPGRYAETIAVGGTDGQDRRAVPFCYNATSGSNYGAEIDVVAPGELILGAARGGGYSSWCGTSQAAPLVAGLVGVVRSMNPALGREEARHLLRASAEDLQGRPAEDVAGFDIYHGWGRVNMDRAVRAARSTISLRVEGKAATRVRLDAANPVAASYDFIRGDLASLTESDAGVTTGSVVCLENDSPDPDTAGREDTGTPAPGTGYFYLSRFTGAPGAGRYGGSSRNRDRTDPSAGDCPR from the coding sequence ATGCCCCGACCTGCCGTGCTCGCGCCGCTGCTCCTCGCGTTCGCGTCGGAGGTCCCCGCCGCCGGTCCCCCTCGACACGCCGACGGGTGGTTCCTGATCCAGCTCGACCGGGCCCTCACGGGAGAGAGCCCGGACGGCGCCTTCCCGCTGCGCACCGGCGTGCCCGCCCTCGACGCGGCGATCCGGGAGACCCCCGTCCGGTGGATCGACTTCGCCTTCCGCGTCTCGCTCGCGGACGCGAGCCTGCGCGACCGGCACGCCGCCGCGGGGCTCGACCGGGTGTACCGCTTCCACGTGCCGCGCGGGACGGATGTCGCCGCGGCGGTCGCCCGCTTCGCGGCGATCCCGGGCGTCTCGTTCGCGGAACCGGACTGGGTCGGCGAGGGCGGGACCCTGCCGAACGATCCGAGCTTCTCGAGCCAGTGGGCCTACCAGCAGGTGTCGGACAACGACGTCGACGGCCCAGAGGCGTGGGACGTGGCGGTCGGCGGGCCCCAGATCGTCGCCGTCCTCGACACCGGGGCCGACTCCGATCACCCCGACCTCGCCGCGAAGCTCCTCGCCGGCTGGGACTTCGCCAACAACGACGCCGACCCCGAGGACGATCACGGTCACGGGACCAACGTCGGCTCGATCGCCTCGGCGGTCACCAACAACGGCGCGGGAGTCGCCGGAGCGTGCTGGAACTGCCGGATCCTCCCGCTCAAGGTCCTCGACGCGACCAACAGCGGCCTGTACTCCTGGTGGGCCGACGCCATGATCTGGGCGACCGACCACGGCGCGCGGGTCCTGAACCTGAGCGCGGGCGGGTTCTCGGCGTCGAGCACGCTCCTGAACGGCGTCCAGTACGCGTGGAAGGCGGGCGTCGTCCACGTCTCGATCACCCACAACGACAACTGCAACTGCATCCGGTACCCGGGGCGCTACGCGGAGACGATCGCCGTCGGCGGGACCGACGGCCAGGATCGACGCGCGGTCCCTTTCTGCTACAACGCGACGTCGGGCAGCAACTACGGCGCGGAGATCGACGTCGTCGCGCCGGGGGAGCTCATCCTCGGCGCGGCGCGCGGAGGCGGCTACAGCTCCTGGTGCGGCACGAGCCAGGCGGCGCCGCTGGTCGCCGGGCTCGTGGGGGTCGTGCGGAGCATGAATCCCGCGCTTGGTCGCGAGGAGGCCCGTCACCTCCTCCGGGCGAGCGCGGAGGACCTCCAGGGCCGCCCCGCCGAGGACGTCGCGGGCTTCGACATCTACCACGGCTGGGGGCGCGTCAACATGGACCGCGCGGTTCGCGCGGCGAGGAGCACGATCTCCCTCCGGGTGGAAGGAAAGGCCGCCACGCGGGTGCGCCTCGACGCGGCGAACCCCGTCGCGGCGTCGTACGACTTCATCCGCGGCGATCTCGCGTCGCTCACCGAGTCCGACGCGGGCGTGACGACCGGCTCCGTCGTCTGCCTCGAGAATGACTCCCCGGACCCCGATACCGCGGGGCGCGAGGACACCGGGACCCCGGCCCCGGGAACCGGCTACTTCTACCTGAGCCGTTTCACGGGGGCGCCCGGCGCCGGTCGCTACGGGGGATCGAGCCGGAACCGCGATCGCACCGACCCCTCGGCGGGGGATTGCCCGAGGTAG
- a CDS encoding DUF2911 domain-containing protein, protein MLRPRPSALLSGLLLVGAAVPATLAQGLEVPQPSVRAKVEQRVGVTDFALEYNSPAARGRAIWGGLVPYGELWRTGANSSTKLTASKDFTFGDAKVPAGTYTLLTIPGASSWTVILSKNLGIQGTNGYDAKDDVARATVKPETAPARERMTFVFSETTDDATRLDLEWAGLRVSVPVKVDTAAHVKAAMDKTLGDAWRPHYTAGRYLLENGGDVDQALKYFDTSIAVQPTWWNHWFKAQALAKKGRAADAVASAEKAQQIGKGDNIFEQFFAADVQKAIDGWKKPKS, encoded by the coding sequence ATGCTCCGTCCGCGTCCGTCCGCGCTTCTTTCCGGCCTGCTCCTCGTCGGGGCGGCCGTCCCCGCGACTCTGGCCCAGGGCCTCGAGGTTCCGCAGCCCAGCGTGAGGGCCAAGGTCGAGCAGCGGGTGGGGGTCACCGACTTCGCCCTCGAGTACAACAGCCCCGCCGCCCGCGGCCGGGCGATCTGGGGCGGGCTCGTCCCGTACGGGGAGCTCTGGCGCACCGGGGCGAACTCGTCCACCAAGCTCACCGCCAGCAAGGACTTCACCTTCGGCGACGCGAAGGTTCCGGCGGGGACCTACACGCTCCTGACGATCCCCGGCGCCTCGAGCTGGACCGTGATCCTCAGCAAGAACCTCGGGATCCAGGGGACCAACGGGTACGACGCCAAGGACGACGTCGCGCGCGCCACGGTGAAGCCCGAGACGGCCCCCGCCCGCGAGCGGATGACCTTCGTCTTCTCGGAGACGACCGACGACGCGACCCGCCTCGACCTCGAGTGGGCCGGGCTTCGCGTCTCCGTCCCGGTGAAGGTCGACACCGCCGCGCACGTCAAGGCGGCGATGGACAAGACCCTCGGGGACGCCTGGCGCCCGCACTACACCGCGGGCCGTTATCTCCTCGAGAACGGCGGCGACGTCGACCAGGCCCTGAAGTACTTCGACACCTCGATCGCCGTCCAGCCGACGTGGTGGAACCACTGGTTCAAGGCGCAGGCGCTCGCCAAGAAGGGGCGCGCCGCCGACGCCGTCGCCTCCGCCGAGAAGGCCCAGCAGATCGGCAAGGGCGACAACATCTTCGAGCAGTTCTTCGCGGCCGACGTCCAGAAGGCGATCGACGGGTGGAAGAAGCCCAAGTCCTAG
- a CDS encoding serine/threonine-protein kinase gives MRQDWSRLWPRIEPVLDAVLELPEGERAARVRELCAGDPVLLEAALALVDADRDSGSFLETPPELGVDPDETIAEAAGPDRELSRVGPFRIVRELGRGGMGTVLLGERDDGHFEQSVAIKVLHPGLAVGAARETLVRERRILAQLEHPRIARMFDGGVTETGEPYFVMENVEGLPLDAYCDERRLAPRERLRLFLEVCRAVEYAHGRFVVHCDIKPRNILVTPAGEVKLLDFGIAQRLEEERANRADGVRFFTPAWAAPEQATGGTITAATDVYQLGLILRELVPAPLPGNELRAIVDRAVRPEPAERYPTAEALRRDVEALLEDRPVAAFGSSLPYRARKYVRRHRFAVAAAVAVGLSLAGGFLAVARERDRATLAERRAVAVNDFVLHELLRAPMPEVALGHEPTVAEVLAAAARSVDHAFEGQPEVEAEVRLTLAETYASLGRSRDAREQADAARVLLAGSAAPPALRDRAERMVAGVAIDEGRLDEARAALEALLGREREALGPSHPETLETAAELGRALRVAGELARAEAVLRDAASAVPRDRPETWRVLVTIESLLAETLTLQSRGVEAASIARSVLDTVDRNLGPDHPERIRALLLQANALTSLYRYAEAAAATALALDSSRRIYGDDHPATADALTWHALAQERLGRYDVALAAVTESLAIRERALGADHPRTVLGRYQLGVLTANADRREEAVPIFREVVERRAATLGEAHPDTLRAMKSLYLALDALGRREETIAVVDRMTRAYEAATAAPDADPERIDQFADHLMGLLPKDRRDPSRALPLAERAVAASGRARFGMLRTLADAQEATGRPDLAITTMEEALRLSDGLRSWSTTEAVLRLLRGQGRDGEAEAFLRGHRDRQLRAPSPDERMVAKTERLLALELQRTGRLEEAERVFAQAHERLARVVPGDNWELGRIQSERGGCLLDLGRRGDAEPLLVEGLAILEKDRMARDATAQARARLERLREPRKER, from the coding sequence GTGCGGCAGGATTGGTCCCGGCTGTGGCCCCGCATCGAGCCGGTCCTCGACGCGGTCCTCGAGCTCCCCGAGGGAGAGCGGGCCGCGCGGGTGCGGGAGTTGTGCGCCGGCGATCCCGTGCTCCTCGAGGCCGCGCTCGCGCTCGTCGACGCCGACCGCGATTCGGGCTCGTTCCTCGAGACGCCCCCGGAGCTCGGCGTCGACCCCGATGAGACGATCGCCGAGGCGGCAGGGCCCGACCGGGAACTCTCCCGCGTCGGGCCGTTCCGGATCGTGCGCGAGCTCGGCCGCGGCGGGATGGGCACGGTCCTCCTCGGCGAGCGCGACGACGGACACTTCGAGCAGAGCGTCGCGATCAAGGTCCTCCACCCCGGGCTCGCCGTGGGGGCGGCGCGCGAGACGCTGGTGCGCGAGCGCCGGATCCTCGCGCAACTCGAGCACCCGCGGATCGCGCGCATGTTCGACGGCGGGGTCACGGAGACGGGCGAGCCGTACTTCGTCATGGAGAACGTCGAGGGCCTCCCGCTCGACGCTTACTGCGACGAGCGACGGCTCGCACCCCGCGAGCGGCTGCGCCTGTTCCTCGAGGTCTGCCGCGCCGTCGAGTACGCCCACGGCCGATTCGTCGTGCACTGCGACATCAAGCCGCGGAACATCCTCGTGACTCCCGCCGGGGAGGTCAAGCTCCTCGACTTCGGGATCGCGCAGCGGCTCGAGGAGGAGCGCGCCAACCGCGCCGACGGCGTGCGCTTCTTCACCCCGGCGTGGGCCGCCCCCGAGCAGGCGACGGGGGGCACCATCACGGCGGCCACCGACGTCTACCAGCTCGGCCTCATCCTGCGGGAGCTGGTCCCCGCGCCCCTGCCCGGCAACGAGCTCCGCGCGATCGTCGACCGGGCGGTGCGCCCCGAGCCCGCCGAACGCTACCCAACGGCGGAGGCGCTGCGGCGCGACGTCGAGGCCCTCCTCGAGGATCGCCCGGTCGCGGCGTTCGGGAGCTCGCTCCCCTACCGCGCGCGCAAGTACGTCCGGCGGCACCGTTTCGCCGTCGCGGCGGCGGTCGCGGTCGGCCTCTCGCTCGCGGGAGGGTTCCTCGCCGTCGCGCGCGAGCGCGACCGCGCGACCCTGGCGGAGCGTCGGGCGGTGGCGGTGAACGACTTCGTCCTCCACGAGCTGTTGCGCGCCCCGATGCCCGAGGTCGCGCTCGGCCACGAGCCCACCGTCGCCGAGGTCCTCGCCGCCGCCGCGCGCAGCGTCGATCACGCCTTCGAAGGGCAACCGGAGGTCGAGGCGGAGGTGCGCCTCACCCTCGCCGAGACGTACGCGTCGCTCGGACGCTCCCGCGACGCCCGCGAGCAGGCCGACGCCGCCCGCGTGCTGCTCGCCGGGTCCGCGGCGCCCCCGGCGCTGCGCGACCGGGCCGAGCGGATGGTCGCGGGGGTCGCGATCGACGAGGGGCGCCTCGACGAGGCGAGGGCCGCTCTCGAGGCGCTCCTCGGGCGCGAGCGGGAGGCGCTCGGGCCCTCCCACCCCGAGACCCTCGAGACTGCCGCGGAGCTCGGCCGCGCGCTCCGGGTCGCCGGCGAGCTCGCCCGGGCCGAGGCGGTGCTCCGGGACGCGGCGTCCGCGGTCCCGCGCGACCGCCCGGAGACCTGGCGCGTCCTCGTGACGATCGAGAGCCTTCTCGCCGAGACCCTCACCCTGCAGTCGCGCGGGGTCGAGGCCGCGTCGATCGCCCGCTCCGTCCTCGACACGGTCGACCGGAACCTGGGTCCCGACCACCCGGAGCGGATCCGCGCGCTCCTCCTGCAGGCGAACGCGCTCACCTCGCTCTACCGCTACGCGGAGGCGGCCGCCGCCACGGCGCTGGCGCTCGACTCGAGCCGGCGGATCTACGGCGACGACCACCCGGCCACCGCCGACGCGTTGACCTGGCACGCGCTCGCCCAGGAGCGGCTCGGACGCTACGACGTCGCCCTGGCCGCCGTGACCGAGTCCCTCGCGATCCGCGAGCGGGCGCTCGGCGCCGACCACCCGCGCACGGTCCTCGGCCGCTACCAGCTGGGCGTCCTCACCGCGAACGCCGACCGCCGGGAGGAGGCGGTGCCGATCTTCCGGGAGGTCGTCGAGCGGCGCGCCGCGACGCTCGGCGAGGCGCACCCCGACACCCTGCGCGCGATGAAGTCGCTCTACCTCGCCCTCGACGCCCTCGGCCGCCGCGAGGAGACGATCGCCGTCGTCGATCGGATGACCCGTGCGTACGAGGCCGCCACCGCGGCCCCCGACGCCGACCCCGAGCGGATCGACCAGTTCGCGGACCACCTGATGGGCCTGCTGCCGAAGGACCGGCGCGATCCGTCCCGCGCGCTCCCGCTCGCGGAGCGCGCGGTGGCCGCCAGCGGGCGCGCGCGCTTCGGCATGCTGCGGACCCTCGCCGACGCCCAGGAGGCGACGGGCCGACCCGACCTCGCGATCACCACGATGGAGGAGGCGCTCCGCCTCTCGGACGGCCTTCGCTCGTGGTCGACGACGGAGGCGGTCCTGCGCCTGCTCCGCGGGCAGGGACGCGACGGGGAGGCCGAGGCGTTCCTGCGCGGCCACCGCGACCGGCAGCTCCGGGCGCCCTCCCCCGACGAGCGGATGGTCGCCAAGACCGAGCGCCTGCTCGCCCTCGAGCTGCAGCGGACCGGCCGGCTCGAGGAGGCCGAACGCGTCTTCGCGCAGGCGCACGAGCGTCTCGCGCGCGTCGTTCCGGGGGACAACTGGGAGCTCGGCAGGATCCAGAGCGAGCGCGGCGGGTGCCTGCTCGACCTCGGACGGCGCGGCGACGCGGAGCCGCTGCTGGTCGAGGGGCTCGCGATCCTGGAGAAGGACCGGATGGCGCGCGACGCGACCGCCCAGGCCCGGGCGCGGCTGGAGCGGCTGCGCGAGCCCCGAAAGGAGCGCTGA
- a CDS encoding adenylate/guanylate cyclase domain-containing protein, whose translation MIKGLRRARAAVLLALVPGIVGILLLRWPAAEGLERAGLDLLMKWRGGLPQPERVCVVAIDTASHKELEVRTPTWPRDLHAKLIRTLAEEGAKAIAFDVLFEEPGDPDRDEALISALEDTGIVAIGATVELTEDGQFRQAINREPWGPFADAAKAVADVNLPSDHDGVIRSAWLAPDGRPGLALAAYEIATGDTSHRETATRFIDYYGPSRVGIRTVSIYQALDPKTYLPTGFFKDKLVFVGLSEPAAAGQAPKDAFRTPFSGARGETTYGVEIHATIAANLLEKRSYDLLPSWVETTLLLVLPVIALLAFAWLDPRWGVGVLLALATLPWLTAHWAFTQRGLWLPTIIPSAIQLPLAYVVSLIWYYLTTVRERERVKRAFALYLSPEAARQIAENPAALNLGGEEIVATAMFTDIAGFTTVAESMSAHDVAAMLNRYFSEATGHVFETGGTLVKYIGDAVFAIWGAPVRQADHAARACRAALALSKMNAESLKTRIGVHTGPMLVGNLGSAQRFDYTAIGDAVNLAARIEGLNKLFGTRAIVSGDALKAAGEGFRARRLGRVRVVGRSEAVSLFELQGDDADAARLETFARALEAFDRGELDRAAEGFAAMGEDGPSAFYLKQCDRLRASGLPEGWNGVITAESK comes from the coding sequence TTGATCAAGGGGCTGCGCCGGGCGCGCGCCGCCGTCCTGCTGGCGCTCGTCCCCGGCATCGTCGGCATCCTGCTGCTGCGGTGGCCCGCGGCGGAGGGGCTCGAACGCGCCGGTCTCGACCTCCTCATGAAGTGGCGCGGCGGGTTGCCGCAGCCCGAGCGCGTCTGCGTCGTCGCGATCGACACCGCCTCGCACAAGGAGCTCGAGGTCCGTACCCCGACCTGGCCGAGGGACCTCCACGCGAAGCTGATCCGGACCCTCGCGGAGGAAGGCGCGAAGGCGATCGCCTTCGACGTCCTCTTCGAGGAGCCGGGCGATCCGGACCGGGACGAGGCGCTGATCTCGGCCCTCGAGGACACGGGGATCGTCGCCATCGGGGCGACGGTCGAGCTCACCGAGGACGGCCAGTTCCGCCAGGCGATCAACCGCGAGCCGTGGGGGCCCTTCGCCGACGCGGCGAAGGCGGTCGCCGACGTGAACCTCCCCTCCGACCACGACGGCGTCATTCGCAGCGCCTGGCTCGCCCCCGACGGCCGTCCCGGCCTCGCCCTCGCGGCGTACGAGATCGCGACGGGGGACACGTCGCACCGCGAGACGGCGACGCGGTTCATCGACTACTACGGTCCGTCTCGCGTGGGGATCCGGACCGTCTCGATCTACCAGGCCCTCGACCCGAAGACCTACCTCCCCACCGGGTTCTTCAAGGACAAACTCGTCTTCGTCGGGTTGTCGGAGCCCGCCGCCGCCGGGCAGGCGCCCAAGGACGCGTTCCGCACGCCCTTCTCGGGCGCGCGGGGCGAGACGACCTACGGCGTCGAGATCCACGCGACGATCGCGGCGAACCTGCTCGAGAAGCGCAGCTACGACCTCCTTCCGTCCTGGGTCGAGACGACGCTGCTCCTGGTCCTGCCCGTGATCGCGCTTCTCGCCTTCGCCTGGCTCGACCCGCGCTGGGGAGTCGGGGTGCTGCTCGCCCTCGCCACGCTTCCCTGGCTGACGGCGCATTGGGCCTTCACGCAGCGCGGGTTGTGGCTCCCGACGATCATCCCGTCGGCGATCCAGCTCCCGCTCGCGTACGTGGTCAGCCTCATCTGGTACTACCTGACGACGGTCCGCGAGCGCGAGCGGGTGAAGCGCGCGTTCGCGCTCTACCTCTCGCCGGAGGCCGCGCGCCAGATCGCCGAGAACCCCGCGGCGCTGAACCTCGGCGGCGAGGAGATCGTCGCCACCGCGATGTTCACCGACATCGCGGGGTTCACGACCGTCGCCGAGTCGATGTCCGCGCACGACGTCGCCGCGATGCTGAACCGTTACTTCTCGGAAGCGACCGGCCACGTCTTCGAGACGGGGGGCACGCTCGTGAAGTACATCGGCGACGCGGTCTTCGCGATCTGGGGGGCGCCGGTGCGCCAGGCCGACCATGCGGCACGCGCCTGCCGCGCCGCGCTCGCCCTCTCGAAGATGAACGCCGAGAGCCTCAAGACGCGGATCGGCGTGCACACCGGCCCGATGCTCGTCGGAAACCTCGGCTCGGCCCAACGCTTCGACTACACCGCGATCGGCGACGCGGTGAACCTCGCGGCGCGCATCGAGGGGCTGAACAAGCTCTTCGGAACGCGCGCGATCGTCTCGGGGGACGCACTGAAGGCGGCGGGGGAGGGATTCCGCGCGCGGCGCCTGGGCCGCGTCCGCGTCGTCGGCCGCAGCGAGGCGGTCTCCCTCTTCGAGCTGCAGGGGGACGACGCCGACGCGGCGCGCCTCGAGACGTTCGCGCGGGCGCTCGAGGCGTTCGACCGGGGGGAGCTCGACCGCGCGGCGGAAGGGTTCGCCGCGATGGGGGAGGACGGACCGTCGGCGTTCTACCTGAAGCAGTGCGATCGGCTGCGCGCGTCGGGGCTCCCCGAAGGCTGGAACGGCGTGATCACCGCGGAGTCGAAGTAG
- a CDS encoding ECF-type sigma factor codes for MTERTGDITSELLAVRRGDDGARQRLFASVYEEMKSLARRQLQLRGRTPTLGATALAHEAYLRLVDQTRVDWNDRGHFFAVAARAMRQIAIDHARRRGAGKRGGERARVPLEEGHAIDDAPIVDVLAVHAALESIAQTSPRLVQVVEMIWFAGLSVEESAEALHASPSTVKRDWRKARALLLAMLSPEDGASR; via the coding sequence GTGACGGAGCGCACCGGCGACATCACCTCCGAGCTCCTGGCCGTGCGGCGGGGGGACGACGGGGCGCGGCAGCGCCTGTTCGCCTCCGTGTACGAGGAGATGAAGTCCCTCGCCCGGCGCCAGCTCCAGCTCCGTGGGCGCACCCCCACCCTCGGGGCGACCGCCCTCGCGCACGAGGCCTACCTGCGCCTCGTCGACCAGACCCGCGTCGACTGGAACGACCGCGGGCATTTCTTCGCGGTTGCCGCGCGGGCGATGCGCCAGATCGCGATCGACCACGCGCGCCGGAGGGGGGCGGGCAAGCGGGGCGGCGAGCGCGCTCGCGTGCCCCTCGAGGAAGGGCACGCGATCGACGACGCCCCCATCGTCGACGTCCTCGCGGTGCACGCCGCGCTCGAATCGATCGCGCAGACCAGCCCGCGCCTGGTCCAGGTCGTCGAGATGATCTGGTTCGCGGGTCTTTCCGTGGAGGAGAGTGCCGAGGCCCTCCACGCGAGCCCCAGCACGGTGAAGCGCGACTGGCGGAAGGCGCGGGCCCTCCTGCTCGCGATGCTGAGCCCCGAGGACGGCGCTTCCCGTTAA
- a CDS encoding CRTAC1 family protein — protein MRRTAIAALLAALGVPAVAADFTDVTAQAGLSGVPVFRISVADLNGDGWPDLLLHTKPDETTGDVLDKQFLFLNEPGASPGERVYVDRTAGSGIRSNRQGTTTGRHSSAAIFADVDNDGDLDMFTGVYVHRNWTLNLGKNELLLNDGSARFTLAPGSPFHLEPTYNTAAEVFLDYDLDGKIDLWTGNWYCPSTGSGSWCIAGLGTDGLTYDQLYRGDGAGGFANVTAAAGLTAAATVDYGIAAFDWDGDGDPDLFAAPYSHTSVYSAPRHWRNNGNGTFTQVQATTNYDDFRGFGSNVASFGSIPADYDNDGRIDFLEVLTHGGTDTGKFSGPVANGAGGVFSWDWTRVANRATEDPDATHDGDHHAAWIDVDGDALQDYVITESGYSNNRIYLFRQGADHRFRPDTPNSGFHDINTANHVPGNVVPLDYDLDGDEDLLIGLDDAGIRLYRNDVGNQRSWIAVTLRGVGAPGYANRAAIGARVEVTAGGITQTKELWAGNGHQGPQRPLRLTFGLGPATVVDRIRVRWPNASLAVSEQLGVAVNQAITLLEPCAYATDPAHLRVDRAADDLRLTWDDPAAAGWTWNVYRQSLPNPPAWGPAHASGVTDGDPGTPGIQHVDAGAVPGESFYYLVTARNVCGETPLP, from the coding sequence ATGAGGCGAACGGCGATCGCGGCCCTGCTCGCGGCCCTCGGGGTCCCGGCGGTTGCGGCCGATTTCACCGACGTCACCGCGCAGGCCGGCCTCTCCGGCGTCCCCGTGTTCCGCATCTCGGTCGCGGACCTGAACGGCGACGGCTGGCCCGACCTGCTCCTCCACACGAAGCCGGACGAGACGACCGGGGACGTCCTCGACAAGCAGTTCCTCTTCCTCAACGAGCCCGGGGCCTCCCCCGGGGAGCGCGTGTACGTCGACCGGACCGCGGGGTCGGGGATCCGCTCGAATCGCCAGGGGACGACCACGGGGCGCCACTCGAGCGCCGCGATCTTCGCGGACGTGGACAACGACGGCGACCTCGACATGTTCACCGGCGTTTACGTCCACCGGAACTGGACCCTGAACCTGGGGAAGAACGAGCTCCTGCTCAACGACGGGAGCGCCCGCTTCACGCTCGCCCCGGGATCCCCGTTCCACCTCGAGCCGACCTACAACACGGCGGCCGAGGTCTTCCTCGACTACGACCTCGACGGGAAGATCGACCTGTGGACGGGGAACTGGTACTGCCCCTCGACCGGCTCGGGGAGCTGGTGCATCGCCGGCCTCGGCACCGACGGCCTCACCTACGACCAGCTGTACCGGGGCGACGGCGCCGGGGGCTTCGCCAACGTGACGGCGGCGGCGGGTCTGACGGCCGCCGCGACGGTCGACTACGGCATCGCCGCGTTCGACTGGGACGGCGACGGCGACCCCGACCTCTTCGCCGCCCCGTACTCCCACACCTCCGTCTACTCGGCGCCGCGCCACTGGCGCAACAACGGGAACGGGACCTTCACCCAGGTCCAGGCGACGACGAACTACGACGACTTCCGCGGGTTCGGGTCGAACGTCGCCTCGTTCGGGAGCATCCCGGCCGACTACGACAACGACGGCAGGATCGACTTCCTCGAGGTCCTCACCCACGGGGGCACGGACACCGGGAAGTTCTCGGGCCCCGTGGCGAACGGCGCGGGCGGGGTCTTCTCGTGGGACTGGACCCGCGTCGCGAACCGCGCGACCGAGGATCCCGACGCGACCCACGACGGCGATCACCACGCCGCCTGGATCGACGTCGACGGGGACGCGCTCCAGGACTACGTGATCACCGAGAGCGGCTATTCCAACAACCGCATCTACCTCTTCCGGCAGGGGGCCGACCACCGCTTCCGGCCCGACACGCCGAACTCGGGGTTCCACGACATCAACACCGCCAATCACGTTCCGGGGAACGTGGTCCCCCTCGACTACGACCTCGACGGCGACGAGGACCTGCTGATCGGGCTCGACGACGCGGGGATCCGCCTCTACCGGAACGACGTCGGCAACCAGCGATCCTGGATCGCGGTGACGCTGCGCGGGGTGGGCGCCCCGGGCTACGCGAACCGCGCCGCGATCGGCGCGCGCGTCGAGGTGACCGCGGGCGGGATCACGCAGACGAAGGAGCTCTGGGCGGGGAACGGCCACCAGGGGCCGCAGCGGCCGCTGCGGCTGACCTTCGGGCTGGGCCCGGCGACCGTGGTCGACCGGATCCGCGTGCGCTGGCCGAACGCCTCGCTCGCGGTCTCCGAGCAGTTGGGCGTGGCCGTGAACCAGGCGATCACCCTCCTCGAGCCGTGCGCGTACGCGACCGACCCCGCGCACCTCCGGGTCGACCGCGCCGCGGACGACCTGCGCCTGACCTGGGACGACCCGGCGGCCGCGGGGTGGACCTGGAACGTCTACCGGCAGTCGCTCCCGAATCCACCCGCCTGGGGCCCCGCGCACGCGAGCGGGGTGACCGACGGGGACCCGGGAACGCCGGGGATCCAGCACGTCGACGCCGGAGCGGTCCCCGGCGAGTCGTTCTACTACCTCGTCACCGCGAGGAACGTCTGCGGGGAGACGCCGCTGCCGTGA